One genomic window of Pelecanus crispus isolate bPelCri1 chromosome 18, bPelCri1.pri, whole genome shotgun sequence includes the following:
- the LOC104032586 gene encoding von Willebrand factor A domain-containing protein 5A-like translates to MWRQSFGLLGKSYTHDTTGSFLLGKWLHIPLYPVPLCSAVVDVAIQDYVADVASELIYQNKSHISTEVLFAFPLGPHMAIYSFQVRSEDANIQAMLQDEPQQLHKPLGGWENLEYLQNQSNYPGEMFACFLGTLSPGGEVVVTLRYVQELPRKPDGAAHFVLSPTLHPYTKHYAWNCLASKLPYSLLLTASLQSPRGVANVQANFALTPLIYTAQDRSTAQVSLAGSPPSHNDLELLVYFGDPPAVSAVVEKGDPGAPPGSLLGDPMVLVTLAPSIPEAVPGQHQSGEFIFLLDTTFLEHAQDSLLFLLKSLPLGCYFNIYCYGETSVGIYPQSVEYTQDNLTEAMQRIPPTGSSLDDTNLLGTLRSIYNTPRPRGHTRQLFIFMTRLPPDKEAIAAEVCRHRNSHRCFSFCFSKDSAALATALAKETGGEATYVSSDNSMTAVVLKCLKRALKPAAEGVFLSWTLPRGLQVEVLGGTPQSIFQDQYSLLYARIHGQAQDTTVAKGVMTLQYSLDGQDVTHTIEFPLCPQGDGRLAGHRLAARCLLERLLPEAASGSGDEPRHRAVEISLTSGIICPFTSYVGVRTSQRVSWYRGPLALLPPRQSLIPCQIVELRGSGRVSSCLPKTTWVPPGWLTAACESWLALRRLTRSIAALPQRGACSKACTPPPPSISSLKYADLTEFDWCSPILGRWSTEAIAECQELVALQNVDGSWALSSGLSSVLEINEAEIKGKMPGEVMEPSIWATVLAVTWLHRNDKFYQDVCELLEAKAVTWLCSRAVSQLDKCLEAASTLLGISVKPSVFRL, encoded by the exons ATGTGGCGTCAGAGCTTTGGACTTCTAGGAAAATCCTACACCCATGACA CAACAGGATCCTTTTTGCTGGGGAAGTGGCTCCACATACCCCTGTACCCAGTGCCTCTGTGTAGCGCTGTGGTGGATGTCGCTATCCAGGATTATGTGGCTGACGTGGCCTCCGAACTCATCTACCAGAACAAGAGTCACATCTCCACAGAAGTCCTCTTCGCCTTCCCCCTGGGCCCCCACATGGCCATCTACTCCTTCCAGGTCCGCAGTGAGGATGCCAACATCCAGGCTATGCTGCAGGATGAG CCCCAGCAGCTGCATAAGCCTCTAGGAGGCTGGGAGAATCTGGAATACCTTCAGAATCAGTCTAACTATCCAGGTGAGATGTTTGCCTGCTTCCTGGGCACCCTGTCCCCTGGCGGGGAGGTGGTCGTGACCTTGCGCTACGTCCAAGAGCTGCCACGGAAGCCAGATGGAGCAGCCCATTTTGTGCTGTCACCCACGCTCCATCCCTACACAAAACACTATG cctggAATTGTCTCGCTAGCAAGCTGCCCTACAGCCTGCTGCTCACTGCTAGCCTGCAGTCACCCCGTGGAGTGGCCAATGTCCAGGCCAACTTCGCCCTCACCCCTTTGATCTACACTGCCCAGGATCGCAGCACTGCACAG GTCTCACTGGCTGGCAGCCCACCAAGTCACAATGATTTGGAGCTGCTGGTGTATTTTGGAGACCCTCCTGCAGTCAGTGCTGTGGTGGAGAAGGGAGACCCTGGGGCCCCTCCAG GCTCCCTGCTTGGTGACCCCATGGTGTTGGTGACGCTGGCACCCAGCATCCCTGAGGCAGTGCCTGGGCAGCACCAGTCTGGAGAGTTCATCTTCCTCCTGGACACCACTTTCCTTGAGCATGCACAG GACTCCCTGCTCTTCCTTCTCAAAAGCCTGCCCCTGGGCTGCTACTTCAACATCTACTGCTACGGAGAAACCTCTGTGGGCATCTACCC GCAAAGTGTTGAATATACTCAGGACAACCTGACCGAGGCCATGCAGCGCATCCCCCCCACGGGCTCCAGTTTGGATGACACCAATCTGCTGGGAACCCTCCGCTCAATCTACAATACCCCTCGCCCCCGCGGGCATACGCGCCAG CTCTTCATCTTCATGACCAGGCTACCCCCTGACAAGGAAGCCATCGCAGCTGAGGTCTGCCGTCACCGCAACAGCCACCG GtgtttctccttctgcttctctAAGGACAGCGCTGCCCTGGCTACAGCCCTGGCCAAGGAGACAGGGGGTGAAGCTACCTACGTCTCCTCTGACAACAGTATGACAGCTGTG GTGTTGAAGTGCCTGAAGCGGGCCCTCAagccagcagctgagggagTCTTTCTGAGCTGGACCCTCCCCCGTGGCCTGCAGGttgaggtgctggggggcacaCCTCAGTCCATCTTTCAGGATCAATACAGCCTCCTCTACGCCCGGATCCATGGACAGGCACAG GATACGACGGTGGCCAAGGGGGTCATGACCTTGCAGTACAGCCTGGATGGCCAGGATGTCACTCACACGATTGAATTCCCACTGTGCCCACAGGGAGATGGCCG GCTGGCTGGGCATCGTCTGGCTGCGAGGTGCTTGCTGGAGAGGTTGTTGCCAGAGGCTGCGAGTGGGTCAGGGGATGAACCAAGGCATCGTGCAGTTGAGATCAGCCTCACTTCGGGGATCATCTGCCCCTTTACCAGCTATGTGGGGGTTCGCACATCACAGAGGGTCTCCTGGTACCGAG GGCCCCTGGCACTCTTGCCACCCCGCCAGTCACTCATCCCCTGCCAGATAGTTGAGCTTCGTGGCTCCGGTAGAGTCTCTTCCTGCCTTCCTAAGACAACCTGGGTCCCACCTGGCTGGCTGACAGCAGCGTGTGAATCATGGCTTGCCCTCCGTCGACTCACCCGTAGCATTGCTGCCCTGCCTCAGCGGGGGGCTTGCTCAAAAG CATgtacaccaccaccaccatctaTTTCTTCTCTCAAGTATGCGGATCTCACAGAATTTGATTGGTGCTCTCCAATTTTGGGGCGATGGTCCACTGAAGCCATTGCCGAGTGCCAGGAACTGGTGGCACTGCAGAACGTGGATGGCTCCTGGGCCCTCAGCTCAGGCTTGTCCTCTGTGCTGGAAATCAATGAGGCTGAAATCAAGGGAAAGATGCCTGGTGAG GTCATGGAGCCAAGCATCTGGGCCACAGTGCTGGCTGTGACCTGGCTGCACAGAAACGACAAGTTTTACCAAGACGTCTGTGAGTTGCTGGAGGCCAAGGCTGTGACCTGGCTGTGCAGCCGAGCTG TGTCCCAGCTGGACAAGTGCCTGGAGGCAGCCAGCACCCTCCTAGGGATCAGCGTGAAGCCAAGTGTCTTCAGGCTCTGA
- the LOC104034482 gene encoding olfactory receptor 6E1-like — translation MNHTTVVEFVLLGLTNSRHLEIILFLFLVIAYFLILLGNITVISITFMNHFLQTPMYYFLRNFALLEITFTSTFIPSTLYSLLTERKMISLPGCFLQMLLFFYLGTCTFFHVATMSLDRYVAICRPLHYTTIMNNRFCLQLVLACWAVSFLLMFPPTIMIVQLPFCGPNVMNHFYCDTSLLLQLSCTDTGFIEGLMLIILIIIIPGTLIVTAVSYGCIIITILHIPSSTGRKKAFSTCSAHLMVVMIFYSTCIYRYIRPAQRGGQDSDKVLSFFFSVVTQMLNPYIYSLRNNQVKQALKEGMLKAFSSSLR, via the coding sequence ATGAACCACACAACAGTAGTGGAATTTGTCCTCTTGGGGCTGACCAACAGCCGCCATTTGGAGATcatcctctttctctttcttgtgaTCGCCTATTTCTTGATCCTGCTTGGAAACATTACTGTCATCAGCATcacttttatgaatcatttccTTCAGACCCCAATGTACTACTTCCTCAGAAATTTTGCCCTTTTGGAAATCACTTTCACCTCCACATTCATTCCCAGCACCCTCTACAGCCTTTTGACAGAGAGGAAGATGATTTCCCTGCCTGGTTGTTTCCTtcagatgctgcttttcttttacttgGGTACCTGCACATTTTTCCATGTGGCAACAATGTCCTTGGATCGGTATGTTGCTATTTGCCGCCCTTTGCATTACACAACAATTATGAACAACAGATTTTGCCTCCAGCTGGTCCTGGCTTGCTGGGCAGTGAGTTTTCTCTTAATGTTTCCTCCCACCATTATGATTGTCCAGTTGCCATTCTGTGGTCCCAATGTCATGAACCACTTTTACTGTGATACTTCCCTGTTGTTGCAACTGTCCTGCACAGACACAGGGTTCATTGAAGGACTGATGCTTATCATACTAATTATCATCATACCTGGTACCTTAATAGTGACTGCTGTTTCTTATGGCTGTATTATTATCACTATCTTGCATATACCATCTTCCACAGGTAGGAAGAAAGCATTTTCCACTTGCTCAGCTCACCTCATGGTGGTGATGATATTTTACAGCACATGTATTTACAGGTATATCCGCCCAGCACAGCGAGGTGGGCAGGACTCTGACaaagttctttctttcttcttctctgtgGTGACTCAGATGCTTAACCCATACATCTACTCACTCAGGAACAATCAAGTCAAACAAGCCTTAAAGGAGGGCATGTTGAAGGCATTTTCTAGCTCCCTAAGGTAG
- the LOC104034480 gene encoding LOW QUALITY PROTEIN: olfactory receptor 6M1-like (The sequence of the model RefSeq protein was modified relative to this genomic sequence to represent the inferred CDS: inserted 1 base in 1 codon), translating into MGQNSRNQGSNQSSVVTEFILLGFPVVWELDVLFFIVFLIICVLTVSGNVTIISVALADLRLHSPMYFFLCNLSFLDITVATAIFLKMMKGFISLEKTVSVPGCISQCYFYFFFGTTEVILLAVMSLDFYMAICIPLRYSTIMSTQLSFQLGLASWAAGFFSVXPTTSISWLPFCGPNVIDHFFCDLEPLIKLSCAATHLLEPVKFVLSTVVLLCSLLFTIPSYLYIIITTLHILSSSGWKKAFSTCACHITMASVFYGSALFMYIVPNKEFSFSLKKAVILQMAVFTHLLNPFIYTLRNQQVRDALRDIASHILSHTKAFRVNCKLSG; encoded by the exons ATGGGGCAGAACAG ccgaaaccagggcagTAACCAGAGCTCTGTGGTGACTGAATTCATACTTCTGGGTTTTCCCGTTGTCTGGGAACTGGATGTCCTATTCTTCATCGTGTTTCTCATAATCTGTGTACTGACAGTCTCTGGAAATGTGACCATCATCTCAGTCGCACTGGCAGATCTTCGACTCCACAGCCCcatgtatttcttcctttgcaatCTTTCTTTCCTGGATATCACGGTGGCAACGgccatttttctgaaaatgatgaAAGGTTTCATCTCTTTGGAAAAGACTGTCTCTGTGCCTGGATGCATCTCACAATGctatttctacttcttttttggCACTACTGAAGTAATTCTCTTGGCTGTCATGTCACTTGATTTCTACATGGCCATCTGCATCCCACTCAGATACTCCACCATCATGAGCACCCAGCTGTCCTTCCAGCTAGGGTTGGCTTCTTGGGCTGCGGGCTTCTTCTCTG CTCCCACCACCAGTATCTCCTGGCTCCCCTTCTGTGGGCCAAATGTTATTGATCACTTTTTTTGTGACCTTGAGCCACTGATCAAGCTCTCTTGTGCAGCTACCCATCTCCTCGAGCCAGTGAAGTTTGTATTGTCCACTGTGGTGCTCCTATGCTCTCTGCTATTTACCATTCCCTCATATCTGTACATAATCATCACTACTCTCCATATCCTCTCATCTTCAGGCTGGAAAAAGGCCTTCTCAACTTGTGCCTGCCACATCACCATGGCTTCCGTGTTCTATGGTAGTGCTCTGTTCATGTACATAGTGCCAAACAAAGAGTTTTCCTTCAGCCTCAAGAAGGCAGTCATCCTGCAGATGGCTGTTTTCACTCACTTGCTTAATCCTTTCATCTACACTTTGAGGAACCAGCAGGTCAGGGATGCTCTGAGGGACATTGCCTCCCACATCCTAAGTCATACAAAGGCTTTCAGAGTGAACTGTAAATTGAGTGGATAA